The following are encoded in a window of Collinsella aerofaciens genomic DNA:
- a CDS encoding phosphatase PAP2 family protein, which yields MFGYIYKKDAAAIAVILALCLGVGSFFDYRISSALFNIGSMYGRFIEAAGELPFELTASVAGVMLVRAARPDSRGSKWFAVLGILVNVGLAGYEIVSSLKVGGKLIAVQLVLTFALVIAANFIAYRLTHDTAPDELTRWALMVLAVWVAQAIILNVIVKPLWSRPRMRVIEVTPGLNFQPWWVIGNPDKWAYIAAGVIKDGFKSFASGHTAHAAIGLMLAGLPAAAFKEKPSRRRVVFWTAAVVAALVAFGRIVIGAHFLSDVSCGFALVLALECLAARVAYPNGVQ from the coding sequence ATGTTCGGGTACATCTATAAGAAAGACGCCGCTGCTATAGCGGTTATCCTTGCCCTTTGCCTGGGCGTGGGCAGCTTCTTCGATTATCGGATCTCGAGTGCGCTGTTCAACATCGGCAGCATGTACGGCCGCTTTATCGAGGCCGCCGGCGAGCTGCCGTTTGAGCTGACGGCGAGCGTCGCGGGCGTTATGCTCGTGCGCGCGGCGCGTCCCGACTCTAGGGGGAGCAAATGGTTCGCCGTGCTCGGCATCCTCGTCAACGTTGGCCTGGCCGGCTACGAGATCGTCTCGTCCCTGAAGGTTGGCGGCAAACTCATCGCCGTTCAGCTGGTGCTGACGTTTGCGTTGGTCATCGCAGCCAACTTCATCGCCTACCGCCTTACGCACGACACCGCGCCTGACGAGCTCACACGCTGGGCGTTGATGGTACTTGCCGTGTGGGTCGCTCAGGCCATTATCCTCAACGTGATTGTTAAGCCGCTGTGGTCGCGCCCGCGCATGCGCGTGATCGAGGTCACGCCAGGGCTCAATTTTCAGCCGTGGTGGGTGATCGGCAACCCCGACAAGTGGGCCTATATTGCCGCTGGCGTGATCAAGGACGGCTTCAAGTCGTTTGCGAGCGGACACACGGCGCACGCGGCGATCGGCCTTATGCTCGCCGGGCTTCCCGCAGCGGCCTTTAAGGAAAAGCCGTCGCGCCGCCGCGTGGTCTTTTGGACGGCGGCTGTGGTCGCGGCGCTCGTCGCCTTTGGCCGCATCGTGATCGGGGCGCACTTTTTGAGTGACGTGAGCTGCGGCTTTGCCCTGGTGCTGGCGCTTGAGTGTCTTGCCGCGCGCGTTGCCTATCCCAACGGCGTACAATAG
- a CDS encoding threonine aldolase family protein translates to MLAFNNDYSHGAHPAVLQALVDTNMEPQPGYGTDAHTERAKQLIREACQAPDADVFFLVGGTQANATVIDMLLAPYEGVVAAETGHVACHEAGAIEFGGHKVLTIPGYEGKMHAEDLENYIQVFYENESYEHTVFPGAVYVSLSTEYGTLYSKAELAAIHAVCQKREIPLFVDGARLAYALAADECDITLPELAQLCDVFYIGGTKCGALCGEAVVFCGMHAPAHPIPRIKQHGALLAKGRLTGVQFEALFTDGLYFEIGRQAIETAQALRRVLHERGYQFFLETPTNQQFVILPNDDMARIREHASIEYWEKYDETHTVVRFCTSWATTQEDIDALAAVL, encoded by the coding sequence ATGCTCGCGTTTAACAACGATTATTCCCACGGCGCACATCCGGCGGTGCTGCAGGCGCTCGTCGACACCAATATGGAGCCGCAGCCCGGCTACGGTACCGATGCACATACCGAGCGTGCCAAGCAACTTATTCGCGAGGCCTGCCAGGCCCCCGATGCCGACGTGTTTTTTCTGGTGGGCGGCACGCAGGCCAACGCGACGGTGATCGACATGCTGCTCGCGCCGTACGAGGGCGTCGTTGCTGCCGAGACCGGCCACGTCGCCTGCCACGAGGCGGGCGCCATCGAGTTTGGCGGCCACAAGGTACTCACCATCCCCGGCTACGAGGGCAAGATGCATGCCGAGGACCTCGAAAACTATATCCAGGTGTTCTACGAAAACGAGAGCTACGAGCACACGGTGTTTCCGGGCGCGGTGTACGTGAGCCTGTCGACTGAGTACGGCACGCTGTACTCCAAGGCTGAGCTCGCGGCGATTCACGCGGTGTGCCAGAAGCGCGAGATTCCGCTGTTTGTGGACGGTGCCCGCCTGGCCTATGCGCTGGCAGCCGACGAGTGCGACATCACCCTGCCCGAGCTGGCACAGCTGTGCGACGTGTTCTACATCGGCGGCACCAAGTGCGGCGCGCTCTGCGGCGAGGCCGTGGTGTTTTGCGGCATGCACGCTCCGGCGCATCCCATTCCGCGCATTAAGCAGCACGGTGCGTTGCTGGCCAAGGGCCGCCTGACGGGCGTGCAGTTTGAGGCGCTCTTTACCGATGGCCTGTATTTTGAGATTGGTCGCCAGGCGATCGAAACCGCGCAGGCGCTTCGTCGCGTGCTGCACGAGCGCGGCTACCAGTTCTTCTTGGAGACGCCGACCAATCAGCAGTTCGTGATTCTGCCCAACGATGACATGGCGCGCATTCGCGAGCATGCCTCGATCGAGTACTGGGAAAAGTACGACGAGACCCACACGGTGGTGCGCTTTTGCACCAGCTGGGCCACGACGCAGGAGGACATCGACGCGCTGGCGGCTGTCCTGTAG